From a region of the Apis mellifera strain DH4 linkage group LG2, Amel_HAv3.1, whole genome shotgun sequence genome:
- the LOC552092 gene encoding uncharacterized protein LOC552092 isoform X2, with amino-acid sequence MDPVRPWYATYNRLAASSANSTFQPTTSSTNSDFVSHHLATAATQAVPSTTSQLLLQAAHTTATLAGQPSPFNPGGFLSPPPVGYDVFTPLFHHPNPKQAHYVTQHRQTLAQAQVSVTKQNTTTESDIPVLRENYSSAHQSTFFEHQGAATSPTTSTLAWTHQNNAQLPSPFGILPHESVVPSSPGPSSTTKPASGVYENTFNSNFATTQTINNLNSQLTTPSVSAAEFKSSNFPDGKKTVNIRPQSPTVSVKSVVSTSQTNNNQNFFQPVSTTFNSETLANNYSTGNGNQTSNGKIQSSLQHHQSCIVSTTNNTNNTANKEYRIPQPPARSIASTTIFLNTSIRSVSSQIQDKQSTRNFASPPHKATSTSQQNIQTKAQTKIYPELNTHSSEHRRNEQTSHDNSQSSPISFSIMDSRNLNYTTGNNTNCTNTSGKLNNNQRSQSNSNLQTHSQQPQQQQQQQQQFHVLNQQQQQQQTSYRHYLTGSTADSEYHHSARSKSATSTDSAYSSNNSTQNGPDCSVVVPRRPSPLQAHSQASPLGHVPSPAYPMYNSPMATMSSPSPLQQHTENANQCASGSSYKGTVQQQVTPPSPLDVTVPRPASQGQVAYSSVITRALGTAENKTNYNTDSKTYDRQQQDFSQTQKQVCWENDNRQPNNRKFSITLYTGGNSEVNPQTLPIQQQVQRVLNVSDRQQSYFESSQVTLQDLSSCRGDPMSIVKNLQTLQGSCQIQQQTTVSVAPTEQQKQIEERRKADTNKKRKSLEKSGHNSLNEISGTTTMTEYLNRIPPPAHHNTNQQQQNGYFDFERWNLPPPPTKMFPTASGAFSSQSTLHSNNFVGSPAHQHQSLMVPHHHAPPPIPYFPAFHIPSSHHHSHEFQSSVEITPIGFGENSTNQNPNYNQDIRDDQPKVIVPNIEEELGFLQQNQQLIQSVSILNKDFKRSNKDPNSGFMTSYLKFLQGEREPSPPPAIRGGRKATWNRSKPYIPVEPKKSVESLVNGEIMKTQIEKPPPPKETPVIDYTNDPRYFPLPKERKKQNFDSSDDGFTSDDDFLFPPKKSDKKVTNTNTSNIMEVTVKSEGKSKKGRPIKPGGPTDRKRKAAAAAAAAAEAAMITTINKISKKYEEDPLLLPPRRETSRRKAKEKTSVKQFLDRQQGIDYFDNDEEQGDSDSDPAWTPAVKLVGDEEEKKKKRGRPVITKKSRKILEEEDYSSSDVVVSKKSSRKKHETPSKTSNVTGKLSCKIDEKLLASISDEDIDISPFKHFVDELDDVSGEFVVIKTDLNEEYPPLWRIDGKTLLQKYEPFKSNGKTLYRNISTYSGWAPQNRHIYQQVPVKFLQQGKAETIVEFLRDEMIIDNNECIDKSMKDTEKYQDNFEVYIQTLISQALDSNFLTEIFQEQDDYFLSNVKTVDEVTEERKQRLLSTTKWRSNVINAISTWPCLNVLKDIPFTEYKGKSCAGCQQFKIHARVLLYGQPYNATTLEGSPPDPRIPQEKDFLLCRICQAKVALYNKVAHQKYLMFLECARRVADKRVADPHKDTTIILNELLADETWLNQLFKEVRTIWAEIDNLEHQAKTKSSLKSVFSSTASSVEEMNENVSIKQPIEMTANISDSQVPTQKTEETSEIVSCDVQMSSIPS; translated from the exons ATGGATCCTGTTCGTCCATGGTATGCAACATATAATCGTCTTGCTGCAAGTAGTGCAAATAGTACATTTCAACCAACAACTTCAAGCACAAACAGTGATTTTGTATCTCATCACTTAGCAACAGCTGCTACTCAAGCAGTTCCTTCAACAACATCACAATTACTTTTACAAGCAGCTCATACAACTGCAACTCTGGCGGGACAACCATCTCCATTCAACCCAGGGGGGTTTCTGTCTCCACCCCCTGTGGGATATGATGTTTTCACACCCTTGTTTCATCATCCTAATCCTAAACAAGCACATTATGTTACTCAACATAGACAAACTCTTGCTCAAGCACAAGTGTCAGTAACAAAACAAAATACTACAACAGAATCTGACATTCCTGTACtaagagaaaattatagtTCAGCACATCAGTCAACATTTTTTGAACATCAAGGTGCGGCAACATCACCTACAACATCTACATTGGCTTGGACTCATCAGAATAATGCACAATTACCTAGTCCATTTGGTATTCTTCCTCATGAAAGTGTTGTTCCTTCATCCCCAGGACCATCATCTACTACAAAACCAGCTAGTGGTGTTtatgaaaatacatttaattctaattttgctACAACacaaactataaataatttaaactctCAATTAACTACACCTTCGGTTTCTGCTGCTGAATTTAAATCATCCAATTTTCCAGATGGTAAAAAGACAGTAAATATAAGGCCTCAATCACCAACAGTAAGTGTTAAATCAGTAGTTTCTACATCACAAACAAAcaacaatcaaaatttttttcaaccagTATCTACTACATTCAATTCTGAAACATtagcaaataattattctactgGTAATGGAAATCAAACTTCAAATGGGAAAATACAATCTTCTCTTCAGCATCACCAATCATGTATTGTTTCAactacaaataatacaaataatacggccaataaagaatatagaattcCTCAACCACCTGCTAGATCAATTGCATCTacaactatatttttaaatacatctaTCAGATCTGTATCTTCTCAAATTCAAGATAAACAATCGACTAGAAATTTCGCTTCACCTCCCCATAAAGCAACTTCTACATCtcaacaaaatattcaaactaaAGCACagacaaaaatatatccaGAATTAAATACACACAGCAGTGAACATAGACGAAACGAACAAACATCTCATGATAATAGCCAATCGTCTCCTATTAGTTTTTCCATTATGGATTCacgtaatttgaattatactactggaaataatacaaattgtaCAAATACTAGTggaaaacttaataataatcaaagaaGTCAATCAAACAGTAACTTACAAACTCATTCTCAGCAaccacaacaacaacagcagcagcagcaacaatttcatgttttaaatcaacaacagcaacaacaacaaacaTCATATAGACATTATCTAACAGGATCTACAGCTGATTCTGAATATCATCATTCAGCAAGATCGAAATCTGCAACTTCTACTGATTCTGCttattcttctaataattcCACACAAAATGGACCTGATTGTAGTGTTGTTGTGCCAAGAAGGCCAAGTCCATTACAAGCACATTCACAAGCAAGTCCATTGGGACATGTTCCAAGTCCTGCTTATCCTATGTATAATAGTCCAATGGCTACTATGTCTTCTCCTTCACCTTTACAACAACATACGGAAAATGCAAATCAATGTGCAAGTGGATCATCATATAAAGGAACTGTACAACAACAAGTTACACCACCATCACCATTAGATGTTACTGTACCACGACCAGCATCACAAGGTCAAGTTGCTTATTCATCAGTTATTACAAGAGCTTTAGGTACTGCTGAAAATAAAACCAATTATAATACAGATAGTAAAACTTATGACAGACAGCAACAAGATTTTTCACAAACTCAAAAACAAGTTTGTTGGGAAAATGATAATCGACAaccaaataatagaaaattttctattactcTATATACTGGTGGAAATTCTGAAGTAAATCCTCAAACTTTGCCAATTCAACAACAAGTACAACGAGTGCTTAATGTATCTGATAGACAACAATCATATTTTGAATCCAGCCAAGTAACCTTACAAGATTTAAGTAGTTGTAGAGGAGATCCTATGagtatagtaaaaaatttacagaCTTTACAAGGTTCATGTCAAATACAACAACAAACTACTGTTTCTGTTGCTCCAACTGAACaacaaaaacaaatagaaGAACGACGTAAAGcagatacaaataaaaaaagaaaaagtttagaaaaaagtggacataattctttaaatgaaataagtgGAACAACAACAATGACAGAATACTTAAATAGAATACCACCTCCTGCACATCATAATACAAATCAGCAGCAACAAAATggttattttgattttgaaagatGGAATTTACCTCCACCTCCTACTAAAATGTTTCCTACTGCATCAGGTGCTTTCAGTTCACAATCAACCTtacattcaaataattttgttggTTCTCCAGCTCATCAACATCAATCTTTGATGGTACCTCATCATCATGCCCCACCTCCTATTCCATATTTTCCAGCCTTTCATATTCCTTCAAGTCATCATCATTCACATGAATTTCAATCTTCTGTTGAAATTACACCTATAGGTTTTGGTGAAAATTCAACAAATCAAAATCCTAATTATAATCAAGATATCAGAGATGATCAGCCTAAAGTAATTGTTCCTAATATTGAAGAAGAGTTAGGTTTCCTACAACAAAATCAGCAATTGATTCAAAGTGTTAGCatcttaaataaagatttcaaaCGATCTAATAAAGATCCTAATTCAGGATTTATGacaagttatttaaaatttttacaaggtGAAAGAGAACCTTCACCTCCTCCAGCAATACGTGGTGGGAGAAAAGCAACTTGGAATAGATCAAAACCTTATATTCCTGTTGAACCTAAAAAATCTGTAGAAAGTTTGGTAAAtggagaaataatgaaaacacaAATAGAAAAACCACCTCCACCTAAAGAAACACCAGTGATTGATTATACTAATGATCCACGATATTTTCCTTTACctaaagaacgaaaaaaacagaattttGATTCAAGTGATGATGGTTTTACTAGTGATGATGATTTTCTATTTCCTCCTAAAAAATCGGATAAAAAAgtaacaaatacaaatacttCCAATATAATGGAAGTAACAGTAAAATCAGAAGGTAAATCTAAAAAAGGAAGACCAATAAAACCTGGAGGACCAacagatagaaaaagaaaagctgCAGCGGCAGCTGCTGCAGCAGCAGAAGCAGCAATGATTactacaattaataaaatttctaaaaaatacgaagaag ATCCTTTGCTTTTACCTCCAAGACGTGAAACATCTAGAAgaaaagcaaaagaaaaaacttcagtaaaacaatttttagatCGACAACAGGGTAtagattattttgataatgatGAAGAACAGGGTGATTCTGATTCTGATCCTGCTTGGACACCTGCTGTAAAATTAGTTggagatgaagaagaaaagaaaaagaaacgtggaAGACCtgttattactaaaaaaagtagaaaaattttagaagaagagGATTATTCTTCTAGTGATGTTGTTGTTTCAAAGAAATCGAGTAGAAAAAAACATGAAACACCATCAAAAACTTCTAATGTTACTGGAAAGTTATCTTGTAAAATAGATGAGAAACTTTTAGCATCTATCAGTGATgaagatattgatatttcacCATTTaag CATTTTGTGGATGAATTAGATGATGTg tcTGGAGAATTTGTTGTAATCAAGACAGatttaaatgaagaatatCCTCCTCTTTGGAGAATAGATGGTAAaacattattacaaaaatatgaacCATTTAAATCTAATGGCAAAACTTTATATCGAAACATATCTACg TACTCGGGTTGGGCACCACAAAATCGACATATATATCAACAAGTTCCAGTAAAATTCTTACAACAAGGAAAAGCAGAAACAATAGTAGAGTTTTTAAGGGATGAAatgattattgataataa TGAATGTATTGATAAATCTATGAAGGATActgaaaaatatcaagataatTTTGAAGTATATATTCAAACATTAATATCACAAGCTTTGGATTCTAATTTTCtaacagaaatatttcaagaacaag atgATTATTTCTTATCAAACGTAAAAACTGTGGATGAAGTaacggaagaaagaaaacaacgGCTTTTATCTACAACGAAATGGCGATCAAATGTTATAAATGCAATATCAACTTGGCCATGTCTTAACGTTCTTAAAGATATACCATTTACAGAATATAAAGGAAAGTCATGTGCTGGATGCCAACAGTTTAAAATTCATGCTAGAGTTCTATTGTATGGTCAACCATACAATGCTACTACATTAGAAGGTTCTCCACCTGATCCAAGAATACCTcaagaaaaa gatTTTTTATTGTGTCGAATATGTCAAGCAAAAGttgctttatataataaagttgcacatcagaaatatttaatgtttttggaATGTGCAAGAAGAGTTGCAGATAAGAGAGTAGCAGATCCTCATAAAGAtactacaataatattaaatgaattattagctGATGAAACATGGTTAAATCAA tTATTTAAAGAAGTTAGAACAATCTGGGCAGAAATAGATAATTTGGAACATCAAGCAAAAACAAAATCAAGTTTAAAATCAGTATTTTCTTCTACAGCAAGTAGTGTAgaagaaatgaatgaaaatgtttcaataaaaCAACCAATTGAAATGACTGCTAATATTTCGGATTCACAGGTGCCTACACAGAAAACCGAAGAGACTTCTGAAATAGTGTCTTGCGATGTGCAAATGAGCAGTATACCATCTTAG
- the LOC552092 gene encoding uncharacterized protein LOC552092 isoform X1 — MDPVRPWYATYNRLAASSANSTFQPTTSSTNSDFVSHHLATAATQAVPSTTSQLLLQAAHTTATLAGQPSPFNPGGFLSPPPVGYDVFTPLFHHPNPKQAHYVTQHRQTLAQAQVSVTKQNTTTESDIPVLRENYSSAHQSTFFEHQGAATSPTTSTLAWTHQNNAQLPSPFGILPHESVVPSSPGPSSTTKPASGVYENTFNSNFATTQTINNLNSQLTTPSVSAAEFKSSNFPDGKKTVNIRPQSPTVSVKSVVSTSQTNNNQNFFQPVSTTFNSETLANNYSTGNGNQTSNGKIQSSLQHHQSCIVSTTNNTNNTANKEYRIPQPPARSIASTTIFLNTSIRSVSSQIQDKQSTRNFASPPHKATSTSQQNIQTKAQTKIYPELNTHSSEHRRNEQTSHDNSQSSPISFSIMDSRNLNYTTGNNTNCTNTSGKLNNNQRSQSNSNLQTHSQQPQQQQQQQQQFHVLNQQQQQQQTSYRHYLTGSTADSEYHHSARSKSATSTDSAYSSNNSTQNGPDCSVVVPRRPSPLQAHSQASPLGHVPSPAYPMYNSPMATMSSPSPLQQHTENANQCASGSSYKGTVQQQVTPPSPLDVTVPRPASQGQVAYSSVITRALGTAENKTNYNTDSKTYDRQQQDFSQTQKQVCWENDNRQPNNRKFSITLYTGGNSEVNPQTLPIQQQVQRVLNVSDRQQSYFESSQVTLQDLSSCRGDPMSIVKNLQTLQGSCQIQQQTTVSVAPTEQQKQIEERRKADTNKKRKSLEKSGHNSLNEISGTTTMTEYLNRIPPPAHHNTNQQQQNGYFDFERWNLPPPPTKMFPTASGAFSSQSTLHSNNFVGSPAHQHQSLMVPHHHAPPPIPYFPAFHIPSSHHHSHEFQSSVEITPIGFGENSTNQNPNYNQDIRDDQPKVIVPNIEEELGFLQQNQQLIQSVSILNKDFKRSNKDPNSGFMTSYLKFLQGEREPSPPPAIRGGRKATWNRSKPYIPVEPKKSVESLVNGEIMKTQIEKPPPPKETPVIDYTNDPRYFPLPKERKKQNFDSSDDGFTSDDDFLFPPKKSDKKVTNTNTSNIMEVTVKSEGKSKKGRPIKPGGPTDRKRKAAAAAAAAAEAAMITTINKISKKYEEVDPLLLPPRRETSRRKAKEKTSVKQFLDRQQGIDYFDNDEEQGDSDSDPAWTPAVKLVGDEEEKKKKRGRPVITKKSRKILEEEDYSSSDVVVSKKSSRKKHETPSKTSNVTGKLSCKIDEKLLASISDEDIDISPFKHFVDELDDVSGEFVVIKTDLNEEYPPLWRIDGKTLLQKYEPFKSNGKTLYRNISTYSGWAPQNRHIYQQVPVKFLQQGKAETIVEFLRDEMIIDNNECIDKSMKDTEKYQDNFEVYIQTLISQALDSNFLTEIFQEQDDYFLSNVKTVDEVTEERKQRLLSTTKWRSNVINAISTWPCLNVLKDIPFTEYKGKSCAGCQQFKIHARVLLYGQPYNATTLEGSPPDPRIPQEKDFLLCRICQAKVALYNKVAHQKYLMFLECARRVADKRVADPHKDTTIILNELLADETWLNQLFKEVRTIWAEIDNLEHQAKTKSSLKSVFSSTASSVEEMNENVSIKQPIEMTANISDSQVPTQKTEETSEIVSCDVQMSSIPS; from the exons ATGGATCCTGTTCGTCCATGGTATGCAACATATAATCGTCTTGCTGCAAGTAGTGCAAATAGTACATTTCAACCAACAACTTCAAGCACAAACAGTGATTTTGTATCTCATCACTTAGCAACAGCTGCTACTCAAGCAGTTCCTTCAACAACATCACAATTACTTTTACAAGCAGCTCATACAACTGCAACTCTGGCGGGACAACCATCTCCATTCAACCCAGGGGGGTTTCTGTCTCCACCCCCTGTGGGATATGATGTTTTCACACCCTTGTTTCATCATCCTAATCCTAAACAAGCACATTATGTTACTCAACATAGACAAACTCTTGCTCAAGCACAAGTGTCAGTAACAAAACAAAATACTACAACAGAATCTGACATTCCTGTACtaagagaaaattatagtTCAGCACATCAGTCAACATTTTTTGAACATCAAGGTGCGGCAACATCACCTACAACATCTACATTGGCTTGGACTCATCAGAATAATGCACAATTACCTAGTCCATTTGGTATTCTTCCTCATGAAAGTGTTGTTCCTTCATCCCCAGGACCATCATCTACTACAAAACCAGCTAGTGGTGTTtatgaaaatacatttaattctaattttgctACAACacaaactataaataatttaaactctCAATTAACTACACCTTCGGTTTCTGCTGCTGAATTTAAATCATCCAATTTTCCAGATGGTAAAAAGACAGTAAATATAAGGCCTCAATCACCAACAGTAAGTGTTAAATCAGTAGTTTCTACATCACAAACAAAcaacaatcaaaatttttttcaaccagTATCTACTACATTCAATTCTGAAACATtagcaaataattattctactgGTAATGGAAATCAAACTTCAAATGGGAAAATACAATCTTCTCTTCAGCATCACCAATCATGTATTGTTTCAactacaaataatacaaataatacggccaataaagaatatagaattcCTCAACCACCTGCTAGATCAATTGCATCTacaactatatttttaaatacatctaTCAGATCTGTATCTTCTCAAATTCAAGATAAACAATCGACTAGAAATTTCGCTTCACCTCCCCATAAAGCAACTTCTACATCtcaacaaaatattcaaactaaAGCACagacaaaaatatatccaGAATTAAATACACACAGCAGTGAACATAGACGAAACGAACAAACATCTCATGATAATAGCCAATCGTCTCCTATTAGTTTTTCCATTATGGATTCacgtaatttgaattatactactggaaataatacaaattgtaCAAATACTAGTggaaaacttaataataatcaaagaaGTCAATCAAACAGTAACTTACAAACTCATTCTCAGCAaccacaacaacaacagcagcagcagcaacaatttcatgttttaaatcaacaacagcaacaacaacaaacaTCATATAGACATTATCTAACAGGATCTACAGCTGATTCTGAATATCATCATTCAGCAAGATCGAAATCTGCAACTTCTACTGATTCTGCttattcttctaataattcCACACAAAATGGACCTGATTGTAGTGTTGTTGTGCCAAGAAGGCCAAGTCCATTACAAGCACATTCACAAGCAAGTCCATTGGGACATGTTCCAAGTCCTGCTTATCCTATGTATAATAGTCCAATGGCTACTATGTCTTCTCCTTCACCTTTACAACAACATACGGAAAATGCAAATCAATGTGCAAGTGGATCATCATATAAAGGAACTGTACAACAACAAGTTACACCACCATCACCATTAGATGTTACTGTACCACGACCAGCATCACAAGGTCAAGTTGCTTATTCATCAGTTATTACAAGAGCTTTAGGTACTGCTGAAAATAAAACCAATTATAATACAGATAGTAAAACTTATGACAGACAGCAACAAGATTTTTCACAAACTCAAAAACAAGTTTGTTGGGAAAATGATAATCGACAaccaaataatagaaaattttctattactcTATATACTGGTGGAAATTCTGAAGTAAATCCTCAAACTTTGCCAATTCAACAACAAGTACAACGAGTGCTTAATGTATCTGATAGACAACAATCATATTTTGAATCCAGCCAAGTAACCTTACAAGATTTAAGTAGTTGTAGAGGAGATCCTATGagtatagtaaaaaatttacagaCTTTACAAGGTTCATGTCAAATACAACAACAAACTACTGTTTCTGTTGCTCCAACTGAACaacaaaaacaaatagaaGAACGACGTAAAGcagatacaaataaaaaaagaaaaagtttagaaaaaagtggacataattctttaaatgaaataagtgGAACAACAACAATGACAGAATACTTAAATAGAATACCACCTCCTGCACATCATAATACAAATCAGCAGCAACAAAATggttattttgattttgaaagatGGAATTTACCTCCACCTCCTACTAAAATGTTTCCTACTGCATCAGGTGCTTTCAGTTCACAATCAACCTtacattcaaataattttgttggTTCTCCAGCTCATCAACATCAATCTTTGATGGTACCTCATCATCATGCCCCACCTCCTATTCCATATTTTCCAGCCTTTCATATTCCTTCAAGTCATCATCATTCACATGAATTTCAATCTTCTGTTGAAATTACACCTATAGGTTTTGGTGAAAATTCAACAAATCAAAATCCTAATTATAATCAAGATATCAGAGATGATCAGCCTAAAGTAATTGTTCCTAATATTGAAGAAGAGTTAGGTTTCCTACAACAAAATCAGCAATTGATTCAAAGTGTTAGCatcttaaataaagatttcaaaCGATCTAATAAAGATCCTAATTCAGGATTTATGacaagttatttaaaatttttacaaggtGAAAGAGAACCTTCACCTCCTCCAGCAATACGTGGTGGGAGAAAAGCAACTTGGAATAGATCAAAACCTTATATTCCTGTTGAACCTAAAAAATCTGTAGAAAGTTTGGTAAAtggagaaataatgaaaacacaAATAGAAAAACCACCTCCACCTAAAGAAACACCAGTGATTGATTATACTAATGATCCACGATATTTTCCTTTACctaaagaacgaaaaaaacagaattttGATTCAAGTGATGATGGTTTTACTAGTGATGATGATTTTCTATTTCCTCCTAAAAAATCGGATAAAAAAgtaacaaatacaaatacttCCAATATAATGGAAGTAACAGTAAAATCAGAAGGTAAATCTAAAAAAGGAAGACCAATAAAACCTGGAGGACCAacagatagaaaaagaaaagctgCAGCGGCAGCTGCTGCAGCAGCAGAAGCAGCAATGATTactacaattaataaaatttctaaaaaatacgaagaag tagATCCTTTGCTTTTACCTCCAAGACGTGAAACATCTAGAAgaaaagcaaaagaaaaaacttcagtaaaacaatttttagatCGACAACAGGGTAtagattattttgataatgatGAAGAACAGGGTGATTCTGATTCTGATCCTGCTTGGACACCTGCTGTAAAATTAGTTggagatgaagaagaaaagaaaaagaaacgtggaAGACCtgttattactaaaaaaagtagaaaaattttagaagaagagGATTATTCTTCTAGTGATGTTGTTGTTTCAAAGAAATCGAGTAGAAAAAAACATGAAACACCATCAAAAACTTCTAATGTTACTGGAAAGTTATCTTGTAAAATAGATGAGAAACTTTTAGCATCTATCAGTGATgaagatattgatatttcacCATTTaag CATTTTGTGGATGAATTAGATGATGTg tcTGGAGAATTTGTTGTAATCAAGACAGatttaaatgaagaatatCCTCCTCTTTGGAGAATAGATGGTAAaacattattacaaaaatatgaacCATTTAAATCTAATGGCAAAACTTTATATCGAAACATATCTACg TACTCGGGTTGGGCACCACAAAATCGACATATATATCAACAAGTTCCAGTAAAATTCTTACAACAAGGAAAAGCAGAAACAATAGTAGAGTTTTTAAGGGATGAAatgattattgataataa TGAATGTATTGATAAATCTATGAAGGATActgaaaaatatcaagataatTTTGAAGTATATATTCAAACATTAATATCACAAGCTTTGGATTCTAATTTTCtaacagaaatatttcaagaacaag atgATTATTTCTTATCAAACGTAAAAACTGTGGATGAAGTaacggaagaaagaaaacaacgGCTTTTATCTACAACGAAATGGCGATCAAATGTTATAAATGCAATATCAACTTGGCCATGTCTTAACGTTCTTAAAGATATACCATTTACAGAATATAAAGGAAAGTCATGTGCTGGATGCCAACAGTTTAAAATTCATGCTAGAGTTCTATTGTATGGTCAACCATACAATGCTACTACATTAGAAGGTTCTCCACCTGATCCAAGAATACCTcaagaaaaa gatTTTTTATTGTGTCGAATATGTCAAGCAAAAGttgctttatataataaagttgcacatcagaaatatttaatgtttttggaATGTGCAAGAAGAGTTGCAGATAAGAGAGTAGCAGATCCTCATAAAGAtactacaataatattaaatgaattattagctGATGAAACATGGTTAAATCAA tTATTTAAAGAAGTTAGAACAATCTGGGCAGAAATAGATAATTTGGAACATCAAGCAAAAACAAAATCAAGTTTAAAATCAGTATTTTCTTCTACAGCAAGTAGTGTAgaagaaatgaatgaaaatgtttcaataaaaCAACCAATTGAAATGACTGCTAATATTTCGGATTCACAGGTGCCTACACAGAAAACCGAAGAGACTTCTGAAATAGTGTCTTGCGATGTGCAAATGAGCAGTATACCATCTTAG